One genomic window of Haloferax mediterranei ATCC 33500 includes the following:
- a CDS encoding DUF5811 family protein, producing MNGNNPYAGAPGVPGAGQPSQDRELTVEQMDSLRRAVAGIVSRTESYLPEGFAVGSELSTGSAGPLATVAVHPPVGHPVSAGFSPNADDLDAGLTDEDRDEVARGLAASAAFQVMSAVGDDLTPAAR from the coding sequence ATGAACGGGAACAACCCATATGCGGGCGCTCCCGGCGTACCTGGTGCCGGTCAGCCGTCGCAAGACCGCGAACTGACCGTCGAACAGATGGACTCGCTCCGGCGAGCGGTCGCCGGTATCGTCTCCCGGACGGAGTCGTATCTCCCCGAGGGGTTCGCCGTCGGGTCCGAACTTTCGACCGGGTCGGCCGGCCCACTAGCTACCGTCGCCGTACATCCTCCTGTCGGCCACCCCGTCAGCGCCGGGTTCTCGCCGAACGCCGACGACCTCGACGCTGGACTCACTGACGAGGACCGCGACGAAGTCGCACGTGGTCTCGCCGCCAGCGCCGCGTTCCAGGTGATGAGCGCCGTCGGCGACGACCTCACGCCCGCAGCTCGATAA
- the infB gene encoding translation initiation factor IF-2, translating to MSDTDSTSQSDTLRTPIVAVLGHVDHGKTSLLDKIRGSAVSEGEAGAITQHIGATAVPLDTVSQMAGSLVKPEDFDLPGLLFIDTPGHHSFSTLRSRGGALADIAILVVDVNDSFQPQTEEAIDILKRTGTPFIVAANKIDTTPGWNPQEGEPIQKSYEAQSQRARSKLDEKLYEIIGELSDMGFSSDFYWRVQNFQSNIGVVPVSALTGEGIPDLLGVLMGLSQRYMKDEMAIDVAGPGSGTVLEVKEERGFGATLDVVLYDGTIHAGDTIVVGGANDPIVTEVRALLQPRPNAEIRTEKRFDKVDEVRAAAGIKIAAPDLEDAMAGAPVRVVGDRDTDEVIREVEAELADIEVTTEEEGVVVKADTLGSLEAMANALQEAEVPILRAEVGDVAPRDVAVASTAREPEHEVILGFNVDVLSNAEDELDKNDVKLFEDDVIYQLVDEYKEYVDEMKRAQQETILDKIVRPCRFRILKDHVFRQNNPAVVGVEIMAGTIKNNMNVMKWEDGEPTRVGQLSGIQEQGEDVSSARAGSRVSVAIDGPTVGRQIDEGDELWIELPEKHAKILEQELRDDIPTDELEALSGYLEKHRRRDPFWGK from the coding sequence ATGTCCGACACTGATTCGACGTCACAATCCGATACGCTTCGCACACCTATCGTGGCCGTCCTCGGCCACGTGGACCACGGGAAGACGAGTCTTCTCGACAAGATTCGCGGGTCCGCCGTCAGCGAGGGTGAAGCCGGTGCCATCACCCAGCACATCGGCGCGACCGCGGTCCCGTTAGACACAGTCTCGCAGATGGCAGGCAGCCTCGTCAAGCCCGAGGACTTCGACCTGCCGGGACTGTTGTTTATCGACACGCCGGGACACCACTCGTTCAGCACGCTTCGTTCGCGTGGTGGTGCCCTCGCCGACATCGCCATTCTCGTGGTCGACGTAAACGACAGTTTCCAGCCACAGACCGAGGAGGCAATCGACATCCTCAAACGAACGGGAACGCCGTTCATCGTGGCCGCGAACAAAATCGACACGACACCGGGATGGAACCCACAGGAGGGAGAACCCATCCAGAAGAGTTACGAGGCACAGTCCCAGCGCGCCCGGTCGAAACTCGACGAAAAACTGTACGAGATTATCGGCGAACTCTCCGATATGGGCTTTTCGTCCGACTTCTACTGGCGCGTCCAGAACTTCCAGTCGAACATCGGTGTCGTCCCCGTCTCCGCGCTGACCGGCGAGGGGATTCCGGACCTCCTCGGCGTTCTCATGGGCCTCTCGCAGCGGTACATGAAAGACGAGATGGCCATCGACGTGGCCGGTCCCGGTTCCGGGACCGTCCTCGAAGTCAAGGAAGAACGCGGATTCGGTGCAACCCTCGACGTGGTCCTCTACGACGGGACGATTCACGCGGGCGACACTATCGTCGTCGGCGGCGCGAACGACCCCATCGTGACCGAAGTCCGCGCGCTCCTCCAGCCTCGACCGAACGCCGAAATCCGAACTGAAAAGCGGTTCGACAAGGTCGACGAAGTCCGCGCCGCGGCGGGTATCAAAATCGCCGCTCCCGACCTCGAAGACGCGATGGCCGGTGCGCCGGTTCGCGTCGTCGGCGACCGCGACACCGACGAGGTCATCCGCGAGGTCGAAGCCGAACTTGCCGACATCGAAGTTACCACCGAAGAGGAGGGTGTCGTCGTCAAGGCGGACACGCTCGGCAGCCTCGAAGCAATGGCGAACGCGCTCCAAGAGGCCGAAGTCCCCATCCTCCGCGCCGAAGTCGGCGACGTCGCCCCGCGCGACGTTGCCGTCGCATCGACCGCCCGCGAACCGGAGCACGAGGTCATCCTCGGATTCAACGTGGACGTGCTCTCGAACGCCGAAGACGAACTCGACAAAAACGACGTCAAACTGTTCGAAGACGACGTTATCTACCAACTCGTCGATGAGTACAAGGAGTACGTCGACGAGATGAAGCGCGCCCAACAGGAGACGATTCTCGACAAAATCGTCCGACCGTGTCGCTTCCGCATCCTCAAAGACCACGTCTTCCGCCAGAACAACCCCGCCGTCGTCGGCGTCGAAATCATGGCCGGGACGATAAAGAACAACATGAACGTCATGAAGTGGGAAGACGGCGAGCCGACTCGCGTCGGCCAACTCTCGGGGATTCAAGAACAGGGTGAAGACGTATCGAGCGCCCGCGCCGGCTCTCGCGTCAGTGTCGCTATCGACGGCCCGACCGTCGGCCGCCAGATAGACGAGGGCGACGAACTCTGGATCGAACTCCCCGAAAAGCACGCGAAGATTCTCGAACAGGAACTCCGCGACGACATTCCGACCGACGAACTGGAGGCACTTTCGGGCTATCTCGAAAAGCACCGCCGTCGCGACCCCTTCTGGGGCAAATAA
- a CDS encoding sensor histidine kinase encodes MSGDTRSDLSPGRVALIYAAFGFLWVATSDQVVAKLPNQVVLQTVKGWLFVTISAVLVYVLVDRSHSKLSRTTSRLESTLSHTSVLHRILRHDIRNACMSILGYAELIEPQADAPESVDPVEAIRARANRLVEVSDEVALLRSVELAEGTEVEIDLSCAVGDAVKDFRTEHPRVDVSVTAPATLVVQAHPALPRSITELLENAAIHSNGDETAVDVTVQKTAETAHVTIVDDGPGIPGAERDALDSGTETQLSHTSGVGLWLVRAIVDASGGTLDIETGDDQGTVVTVSIPCSPS; translated from the coding sequence ATGAGTGGGGACACACGCTCCGACCTCTCACCCGGTCGAGTAGCACTTATTTATGCCGCGTTCGGCTTTCTGTGGGTCGCCACGAGCGACCAGGTGGTCGCGAAGCTCCCCAACCAAGTCGTTCTCCAGACGGTGAAAGGGTGGTTGTTCGTCACTATCTCCGCGGTTCTCGTCTATGTCCTCGTCGACCGCAGCCACTCCAAACTGAGCCGAACGACCTCGCGACTCGAATCGACGCTCTCGCATACGAGCGTCCTCCACCGAATCCTCCGACACGACATCAGAAACGCCTGCATGTCGATTTTGGGCTACGCCGAGCTCATCGAACCGCAGGCGGACGCCCCCGAAAGTGTCGACCCTGTCGAAGCGATTCGAGCGCGTGCGAACCGGTTGGTCGAGGTGAGCGACGAAGTCGCACTCCTCCGTAGCGTCGAGTTAGCAGAGGGGACCGAAGTCGAAATTGACCTCTCCTGTGCGGTTGGCGATGCCGTCAAGGACTTCCGAACTGAACATCCACGTGTGGATGTCTCGGTGACAGCACCGGCAACACTGGTGGTACAGGCACACCCGGCGCTGCCACGAAGTATCACGGAACTACTCGAAAATGCCGCCATCCACTCGAATGGCGACGAGACAGCCGTCGATGTCACCGTGCAAAAAACCGCTGAAACGGCGCACGTCACTATCGTTGACGACGGTCCTGGTATCCCGGGAGCCGAACGCGACGCGCTCGACTCGGGGACCGAAACGCAACTGAGTCACACGAGTGGCGTTGGCCTCTGGTTGGTTCGCGCCATCGTCGATGCGTCCGGTGGGACCCTCGATATCGAGACCGGGGACGACCAGGGCACAGTTGTGACCGTCTCGATCCCCTGTTCGCCGTCGTAG